One window of the Thermotoga sp. genome contains the following:
- a CDS encoding DUF5693 family protein: MRKLSNLRNSLYLAFLMSSIILSVIFLPERIVSDQKGVKFSFLFDDMIDGKRVVLFDLSSKKDVPEDAEVVILKGDPRFWDPHTLAKKLEGKWIGIVEFDPSYNFARKVALLKEDGLFFRIHTVKSEEIKKMNLDEDALFHRYRRAVLERSVEVLWMRNIEWKDRLVERLTEYFKGNITTFPTPPQPAPHFPKWMFLIPPLFLLASLDPRLLFITVLLPFSEEWFVSLLFSIGTLGAYFIPKKKWLKVLSFLLLSISLSLSLSDVYHLNQILDFRGIKLSLVLLPGVIFLKGFWKNRKNWKKYLPLLLLSVPVGVYYVMRSGNIGLVLSLERKIRDWLESALVIRPRFKEIVCYPFFWLEGFREYDFFRESFGSIALVSMFNTFCHIKTPILVSLYRSSLGILIGYAFFFVLHLILNRFLTSK; this comes from the coding sequence GTGAGGAAACTTTCAAACTTGAGAAATAGCCTTTATCTGGCGTTTCTGATGAGCTCCATTATTCTCTCTGTGATCTTTCTTCCTGAGAGAATTGTGTCAGACCAAAAGGGAGTGAAATTTTCCTTTCTGTTCGACGACATGATCGATGGAAAGCGTGTTGTCCTTTTCGATCTTTCGAGCAAAAAAGACGTTCCAGAAGATGCCGAAGTGGTCATCCTTAAAGGAGACCCGCGTTTTTGGGATCCTCATACCCTTGCAAAAAAACTTGAAGGGAAGTGGATCGGAATCGTGGAATTCGATCCATCGTACAACTTCGCAAGAAAAGTTGCTCTTTTGAAAGAAGATGGCCTGTTCTTCCGCATTCACACGGTGAAATCAGAAGAGATCAAGAAGATGAACCTTGACGAGGATGCGTTGTTTCACAGGTACAGAAGAGCTGTGCTGGAGCGAAGTGTTGAGGTGCTATGGATGAGGAACATCGAGTGGAAGGATCGCCTTGTCGAAAGACTCACCGAATATTTCAAGGGAAACATCACCACGTTCCCTACTCCCCCGCAGCCAGCACCTCACTTCCCAAAGTGGATGTTTCTGATACCCCCCCTCTTTCTTCTTGCTTCGCTGGATCCTCGGCTTCTTTTTATCACCGTGCTTTTACCCTTTTCGGAGGAATGGTTCGTGTCCTTGCTCTTCTCGATTGGTACACTGGGAGCGTACTTTATTCCGAAAAAGAAGTGGTTAAAAGTGCTCAGTTTTCTTTTGCTCTCCATATCGCTGTCCTTGAGTCTCAGTGACGTTTACCATCTCAATCAAATTCTGGATTTCCGTGGTATAAAACTGTCTCTTGTTCTTCTACCTGGAGTCATATTCTTAAAAGGCTTCTGGAAGAACAGAAAGAACTGGAAGAAATACCTTCCCCTTCTCCTGCTCTCTGTTCCTGTGGGGGTTTATTATGTGATGCGCTCCGGAAACATAGGATTGGTACTGAGCCTAGAGAGGAAGATCAGAGATTGGCTCGAAAGTGCTCTGGTGATCCGCCCCCGTTTCAAGGAGATCGTTTGTTATCCGTTTTTCTGGTTGGAGGGTTTCAGAGAGTACGACTTTTTCAGGGAAAGTTTTGGAAGTATCGCTCTTGTGTCCATGTTCAATACCTTCTGTCACATCAAAACACCCATCCTTGTCTCTCTGTACAGAAGCTCACTTGGAATATTAATCGGCTATGCATTTTTTTTCGTGTTGCACCTGATCCTAAATCGCTTTTTAACGTCCAAATAA